A region of the Salvelinus sp. IW2-2015 linkage group LG34, ASM291031v2, whole genome shotgun sequence genome:
CGACTAGCTGGTCATTCACCCTCTACCCCTAGTAGGCCTACTGCAAGCAACTGTAGCCcactgagagaatgccaagagtgtgcaaagctgtcatcaagacaaagggtggctaatttgaagaattgtctctcttttggttactacatgattccacatgttatttcatagttttgatctcttcactattattctattctACAAYgtagaaaatagttttaaaaataaaataaaaacccttgaatgagtaggtgtgtttaaaacttttgaccggtactgtatatttctTCAAAACCCACCATGGACAGCTCAAACACAATTTTACAGTGGTTTggggaagattgaaaacaaatGCCTATGTCTCATCAGTATTCATAGCATTCTTAGTGCTTGTTAGAGCATCGTGACCTGCTGTAGCACAGCGGTCTAAGTAGAGTGCTCCGGCTGTAGACCACTGATCGATTCCTTGAattcatttgaccttttttccccgcccctttatttaaaaaaaaatctttctccCCAACCTGCCATGGACAGCTCCAATACCATTTTACCTGTTGAACATGGTGGTCTCCTGAACTGGGAGCACCACATGCCCTTCGTTGACACTGACTGTGACACTACAGATGTTGAAtcttggggcctcccgagtggcgcagcggtctaaggccctgcagtGTTTGAGAGTTCACTACAGATCCGGTTCGATCCCGGGcagtgttgcagccggccgcgaccgggagacccatgaggtgacgcacaattggcccagcatcgtccgggttagtggagggtttggctgggaagtccttgtcccatcgcgttttagcgactcctgtggcgtgtcagcgtgcacgctgacacagtatGGTGATTCCTCCGACACATGGGTGTGCCTGGATTcctggttaagcgagcagtgtgtcaagaagcagtgcgtcaagaagcagtgcggcttggcagggtcgtgttttggaggacgcacggctctcgacctttgcctctccgagtccgtacgggacaagattgtagataccacgaaattggggagaaaaaaggggtaaaaagtacaaMaaatatattataataataatttaaaaaataggaTCTTAATCTTTCGTCGCACGAGGAAATTTATCCTGCAGCCGGAGGATTTGAATATCCGAATAAATATTTAGCATGAattcttatgtggattataataaaagGATAAGTACGGGGTAGATGTATTTTTCGTTAAGGATTTTTTWAATTATATGTTGAAAGCAAGAAATAGGCAGAATACATCTACCCCTTACCTCAGTGCGGTCAACGATTTATACATACACTAGACGACTGTTTGGGGGCACTGTGTTAaagccactgtgcctccatcttggaactcccccaccattgtaaaaaatattttggaagctatataaatgcatttattaatgtccaCATAAATTTTTTCCACATGTATTTAATTACAGACACATTAATGCGaaatgtgttattatattatgtgcactaaacaaacataaaaaaatatgtaaaaacattttccttaaagtatactTTGAGATCCCttatgttactgtccccactacaacaacaaaaatacttaaatacatgtaattttgtcctttatTGAAATACAGTAGAATTCCATTCAATCCTATGGAGGTTCCATAACATTCTTAGTGTTTTCTAGAGCATTGTGACCTGCcgtagcgcagtggtctaagcagaGCGCTCCCGCTCCAAGCCTCATGAGttgcatttatttcaatgttttcaaGAAGTAAAACGAATAGTATGATAATTTACACATCAGAGAAAAGCGTCTCGGCTCAACTAAATCGTCTTAGGGTAGGTTCAAATGCATAAACATCGACAGATTTACGAAATATTATCAACACCAAAGACCATAACTAATTTGACAATAGCCCAACTGTAAAACGTGGGTCAGCATCCACACTGGAGGAACGTTTATCGTTCTACAGGAGGCCTACATCTGTTAATCAAATGATGGTCCGGGAAGCAAATTCACCATTCATTTTCACTCAAACATCGTTTTAAGCTTTGTTCTACTGTTGACAGTTAGCTGACTTCGGGATTGTATATATCAATTTGCTCTACTTAAATAAACTACACAACCAAAAATATGtggcacctgctcgtcgaacatctcattccaaaatcatgggcattaatatggagttggtcccccctttgctgcYaaaacagcctccactcttctgggaaggatgtccactagatgatggaacatttctgcagagacttgcttccattcagccacaagatcattagtgaggtcgggcactgatgttgggcgattaggcctggctcgcagccgGCGTttaaattcatcccaaaggtgttcgatggggttgaggtcagggctctgcaggccagtcaaattcttccacactgatcttgacaagccatttctgtatgaccctcgctttgtgcacaggggcattgtcatgctgaaacatgaaaatGCACCCGTCACTAGTCTCAACTAAAAATCTGCATGAACTTGATAAACTGCATACATTTTCTCATWAAAAATatgttgggggaaaaaatagaGTAGTTGAACGTAAGTAATGAAACAGGTATTTGTGAACATCATATatcctacacagtacaaacacaatatgtaacagactttttaggcttatatttcacacaatgtctggatgcaatattctacccaggaataCTCAACACTGTGGATGTTTTCTGATGACAACAATGAAAATGCatctttgtctttaatgcagggtttgATCTAAACGTCAGAAGCTATTgagtggaatggttactttcCATGTTAAagagtggaatggtttttctgctggtgcatcctgaggtagctcctttctgagaacctcttcccacagTATGTACAGGCAAACAGCCTCTATCCcatgtggaccttcaggtgcatcttcagctgttcctggcgggagaacctcttctcacactgggggcagctgtagggtttctcccctgtgtggaccatctggtgcctcttcaggtgacCAGCCTGGGCAAAgcacatgtgacactgggtacagctgaagggtttctcccctgtgtggaccctctggtggatctccaccttctgggggctgctgaagcctttgttacagaacatgcagaggaaccgtttctctttactattgcctgatgttGCTCCCCCTCCCCGAGTGTTGGCTCTTTGgtcgtttgagttcaatacctgatcgaaacGGATGCGGCCGAGTGAATCGGAAGGTCCCATCGTTGTGGACACTGGGTCGCGATTCCTGAACTCGTGTAACGGAGAGTGGGTgacaatatttgtatttgtctctaagctttctCTGTAATGtaagaaatctctgccctgtGAGTGTCTGTCTCCTAGGTGACTATCTGCATTCCATGTTGGAGGAgcgtcgccctccactttcacagtcacctcatctacaactataacctcccctttcttatctaggcacccttcagagtatacactactactgtaccggttccagtcccctctagacagatcagtctgtgtttCTAAACCCAAGGATATTTTGCCAAGGTCCATCTCTGCAGTGTAAGAATAAGACATTTCATCAACACCAGTGTCTAATGTGTCACCATCCCCATTTCCACAGGAATGAACCATCCTCTGGCTCTGGTGAAATACAGGTAAGTACTCTGAGTCTGGAGCAGGACTGCCCAGTGTCCCAAGCCCCAGTCTgtctgggtctgatctgtggtcagttgctgtgtgtaagagcctgtgtgttacagttaaagtctctgtgtctgtctctgacttgaggatggcgttcggcgttccactgacctccgtgatgctgcgtCGGGCGACGGTGGTGGGGACCTCCATGGCTACAGGGAGTGCTCCAGTCactccagtctggatgtctctaCTGTGTTGTGGGTCCTCTACTTCAGTGCTATCCTGCTTGactccaggacctgcagcctctgcatctgcagTCTGACACATGAAGAGCGGAGGTTATTACCGAGACATGACTGAaattggataacaatgtcatAGTGAAGTCTCACAAACTCCCCTACGGCAGATAAATAaggatgtacatgtaagcaagtgaatagccgaggggagcctttctgaaataaactaaacacatttgatgtactgtaattttGATGTAATACTatgacactaacctctatcacggtaacgtgctgggttgaggttccactcccctcatcaacagtgattggttggtcatctctccatgtattgtgtcSYGCTGRYttcacaaagctcctgtggcctccagtgagatgtccttcacctaagagagtgattgggggaaaTAGGTGGTTAGGTTAGCTACTGTCAATGCTGAACGCTATATTGTACAATATTGACAGTTTTGACACTGTCTAGAATTGGCCAGGATGACTTTGCATAACTTCTTTATATCCGATTTATAGATTGATTGATTATGTTCCTTGCATCATTCTTTTCATAGTAAATAATAGGAAATTCAGTAAATCAAGAATCTGGTTAGAATATGATAAAACCTTTGtgcaagatagctagctatgtAATCAGGGGCATTACTGCATATGATCCAAAACCTGACCAACCCCAGTCAGGGCCRGATTAATGCAGGGGCTTACTGAGGATGAAGCCCCTAGGCCCAGACCCGTGGCGGACCAACAGgcagcaaaaatgtttttttttttatacagcaaCCGTCAACTACAGGAGGATTcaggagcccgctctcaatgagtgtagacagccTGCTGCCGCTCTGCTAATCATCAGACGGGGTGGGGGGGCACGTGGGtgccttgattgggtaactgattaataaaataaactgcataataaataaatgtgactggccAATTGTGTGAGTCAGGGAC
Encoded here:
- the LOC139023661 gene encoding uncharacterized protein isoform X2 produces the protein MANCMVFHTQIASIMEVLANAAVADICKLVDDDYAVFRLEITQSQKENRALRRKLQLLELKVARECAEGTNSVKILDRYRGMPRGEGHLTGGHRSFVKXAXHNTWRDDQPITVDEGSGTSTQHVTVIETADAEAAGPGVKQDSTEVEDPQHSRDIQTGVTGALPVAMEVPTTVARRSITEHDNAPVHKARVIQKWLVKISVEEFDWPAEP
- the LOC139023661 gene encoding uncharacterized protein isoform X1; its protein translation is MANCMVFHTQIASIMEVLANAAVADICKLVDDDYAVFRLEITQSQKENRALRRKLQLLELKVARECAEGTNSVKILDRYRGMPRGEGHLTGGHRSFVKXAXHNTWRDDQPITVDEGSGTSTQHVTVIETADAEAAGPGVKQDSTEVEDPQHSRDIQTGVTGALPVAMEVPTTVARRSITEVSGTPNAILKSETDTETLTVTHRLLHTATDHRSDPDRLGLGTLGSPAPDSEYLPVFHQSQRMVHSCGNGDGDTLDTGVDEMSYSYTAEMDLGKISLGLETQTDLSRGDWNRYSSSVYSEGCLDKKGEVIVVDEVTVKVEGDAPPTWNADSHLGDRHSQGRDFLHYRESLETNTNIVTHSPLHEFRNRDPVSTTMGPSDSLGRIRFDQVLNSNDQRANTRGGGATSGNSKEKRFLCMFCNKGFSSPQKVEIHQRVHTGEKPFSCTQCHMCFAQAGHLKRHQMVHTGEKPYSCPQCEKRFSRQEQLKMHLKVHMG